The following are encoded together in the Ovis aries strain OAR_USU_Benz2616 breed Rambouillet chromosome X, ARS-UI_Ramb_v3.0, whole genome shotgun sequence genome:
- the LOC114111465 gene encoding transcriptional adapter 2-beta-like, with protein sequence MAEPGKKYCVYCLAEVSPLRFRCTECRDIELCPECFSAGAEIGHHRRYHGYQLVDGGRFTLWGPEAEGGWTYREEQLLLDAIEQFGFGNWEDMAAHVGASRTPQEVKEHYLIMYIHGNLGKACIPDTIPNRVTDHTCPSGGPLSPSLTTPLPPLDISVAEQQQLGYMPLRDDYDIEYDQDAERLISGLSVNYDDEDLEIELKRAHVDMYVRKLRERQRRKNIAKDYNLVPAFLGKDKKKERAARRKVTKEEKELRLKLRPLYQLMSCKEFDDLFETMYKEKMLRAKIRELQRYRNNGISKMQESAEYEVARDKREKRKENKAVAAAAVAVAAAGGGKEDGRGGREDGRDGEFAAIEHLPGFELLSDREKVLCSSLNLSPARYVTVKTIFIKDHLQKRQGIPSKSRLPSYLDKVLMKRILNFLTESGWISRGAS encoded by the coding sequence ATGGCGGAGCCCGGGAAGAAGTACTGCGTGTACTGCCTGGCCGAGGTGAGCCCGCTTCGCTTTCGCTGCACCGAGTGCCGGGACATCGAGCTGTGCCCCGAGTGCTTCTCCGCTGGCGCCGAGATCGGCCACCACCGCCGCTACCACGGCTACCAGCTGGTGGACGGCGGGCGCTTCACGCTCTGGGGGCCCGAGGCCGAGGGCGGCTGGACCTACCGCGAGGAGCAGCTGCTGCTGGATGCCATCGAGCAGTTCGGCTTTGGGAACTGGGAGGACATGGCAGCTCACGTCGGCGCTTCCCGGACCCCCCAGGAAGTGAAGGAGCATTACCTAATCATGTACATCCACGGAAACCTAGGGAAGGCCTGCATCCCCGATACCATCCCCAACCGGGTGACCGACCACACCTGCCCCAGTGGGGGCcccctctctcccagcctcaCCACCCCTTTGCCTCCCCTAGACATCTCGGTGGccgagcagcagcagctgggctaCATGCCGCTGCGAGACGACTATGACATTGAGTATGACCAGGACGCCGAGAGGCTCATCAGCGGGCTCTCGGTCAACTATGACGACGAGGACTTGGAGATTGAGCTAAAGCGCGCGCACGTGGACATGTACGTGCGCAAGCTCCGCGAGCGGCAGCGGCGCAAGAACATCGCGAAGGACTACAACCTGGTACCCGCCTTCCTAGGCAAGGACAAGAAGAAGGAGCGGGCGGCGCGGCGCAAGGTCaccaaggaggagaaggagctgcGGCTGAAGCTGCGGCCGCTTTACCAGCTCATGTCGTGCAAGGAGTTCGACGACCTGTTCGAGACAATGTACAAGGAGAAGATGCTGCGCGCCAAGATCCGCGAGCTGCAGCGCTACCGGAACAACGGCATCAGCAAGATGCAGGAGTCGGCGGAGTACGAGGTGGCCCGGGACAAGCGCGAGAAGCGCAAGGAGAACaaggcggtggcggcggcggcggtggcagtggcggcggcggggggcggcAAGGAGGACGGCCGGGGCGGCAGGGAGGACGGCCGGGACGGCGAGTTCGCGGCCATCGAGCACCTGCCGGGCTTCGAGCTCCTGTCGGACCGCGAGAAGGTGCTGTGCAGCTCGCTGAACCTGAGCCCCGCGCGCTACGTGACGGTGAAGACCATCTTCATCAAGGACCACCTGCAGAAGCGCCAGGGCATCCCCTCCAAGAGCCGCCTGCCCAGCTACCTGGACAAAGTCCTCATGAAGAGGATCCTGAACTTCCTCACCGAGAGCGGGTGGATATCCAGGGGCGCCTCCTGA